From the genome of Rhizobium binae, one region includes:
- a CDS encoding class I SAM-dependent methyltransferase — protein sequence MSVELDATTYIHARPTTAHSYILPAVLGVLEGHFAGSAKRDVFDLGCGTGGAAATLAEKGYSVVGVDPSSDGIAKANVNYPGLRLKVGSAYDELSRDYGTFDAVISLEVVEHVYDPRAFTSTMYDLVKPGGIAVVSTPYHGYLKNLALAALGKMDDHFMPLKDHGHIKFWSRNTLGTLLLDAGFGSIRFEYVGRIPAFAKSMIAVAEKPL from the coding sequence ATGTCCGTCGAACTGGACGCGACCACCTATATCCATGCCAGACCGACAACCGCGCATTCCTACATCCTGCCAGCTGTGTTGGGGGTGCTGGAGGGCCATTTTGCCGGCTCTGCGAAGCGCGATGTCTTCGATCTCGGATGCGGCACCGGCGGGGCGGCCGCAACTCTTGCGGAAAAGGGATATTCCGTCGTCGGCGTCGATCCTTCAAGCGATGGCATCGCCAAGGCTAACGTCAATTACCCCGGGCTGCGGCTGAAGGTCGGTTCGGCCTATGACGAGCTCTCCAGGGACTACGGTACCTTCGACGCTGTGATCAGCCTGGAAGTGGTCGAGCATGTCTATGATCCCAGGGCCTTCACCTCGACGATGTACGATCTGGTCAAGCCTGGCGGCATCGCCGTGGTATCGACGCCCTATCACGGCTATCTGAAGAACCTCGCTTTGGCAGCGCTTGGGAAAATGGATGATCACTTCATGCCGCTGAAGGATCATGGGCACATCAAGTTCTGGTCGAGAAACACGCTCGGCACGCTGCTGCTTGATGCCGGTTTCGGCAGTATTCGTTTTGAATACGTCGGGAGGATACCTGCTTTTGCCAAGTCGATGATCGCCGTGGCCGAAAAGCCTCTTTAG
- a CDS encoding DUF6030 family protein, which yields MPENPLPAYAKQPVGKSRIPAIFWLLLMMSLSLVIGTVLLSNDMKHLRTIDRYFGFGLFSYEIKPPPPKALPRPAPPASVRLPLHATEPATAQTASTFLRTWRISGAAMCAALRNAGIQTSEWAAASFNANTFECFFEHSGKREKDQLPSSIFVIVRGDAAGTINNMRVKIVNPKTDQNGQLDPSILRIFEVMLRQPQWLDFHEALDAIKNLRDIKEDGFGASITFSREVLNPDRYNFTLSLDATSGPQKRTRNYFSDRIWLPSPEPTVETDPTQPAPASAQ from the coding sequence TTGCCCGAGAATCCGTTGCCCGCCTATGCCAAACAGCCAGTGGGAAAATCGCGGATCCCCGCGATCTTCTGGTTGCTGCTGATGATGTCCCTTTCGCTCGTCATCGGAACCGTGCTTCTTTCCAACGACATGAAGCACTTGAGGACGATCGACCGCTATTTCGGCTTCGGTCTCTTTTCATATGAGATCAAGCCGCCGCCACCGAAGGCGCTTCCCCGTCCGGCGCCCCCGGCCTCCGTCAGGCTTCCCTTGCATGCCACCGAACCGGCTACGGCGCAGACCGCATCAACCTTTCTCAGGACATGGCGCATATCAGGAGCGGCCATGTGCGCGGCCCTGCGCAACGCCGGCATCCAAACCAGCGAATGGGCGGCAGCGAGCTTCAACGCCAACACCTTCGAATGCTTTTTCGAACACAGCGGCAAACGGGAAAAGGATCAGCTTCCCAGTTCCATCTTCGTCATTGTGCGCGGCGACGCCGCCGGCACGATCAACAACATGCGCGTGAAGATCGTCAATCCGAAGACCGACCAGAATGGCCAGCTCGACCCGAGCATCCTGCGGATTTTCGAGGTCATGCTGCGCCAGCCGCAATGGCTCGATTTTCATGAGGCGTTGGACGCGATCAAGAATCTGAGGGACATCAAGGAAGACGGCTTCGGCGCCAGCATCACCTTCAGCCGCGAGGTGCTCAATCCGGACCGCTACAATTTTACGCTCTCGCTGGATGCGACCTCGGGACCTCAAAAGAGAACGAGAAATTATTTCTCCGACAGAATCTGGCTTCCATCACCGGAGCCGACGGTCGAGACAGACCCCACGCAACCCGCGCCGGCTTCAGCGCAATAA
- a CDS encoding glycosyltransferase translates to MKKAVIYVEKFLPASQAFVLNQAVAFRSFEAEILAGTRISSAHTKKSTVPVHDIRRSPVARVGELLLKIPQIGLPFLFPAIGQADLVHAHFGKNGYVIGPLARAAGKPLVTTFHGFDATYRGDPKKPGGFNQVRFFAKGRSEMAGWNSWNIAVSDFIRDQLLALGFRADRVYRHHIGIDLDLFKMEPRPRKRGLVVSIARFVDYKGHRFMIDALSRVAATGTPVEFVMVGQGPLKEEIEALARRSLPSVTIHENLSQTEIRDLLASAELYLHGSVTLDNGHAEAFGLANLEAEAVGTPVVAFRSGGVGEAIEEGKTGYLVEERDVAGMAEAVGRLLNDQALWTSFSARAPLLVAERFDIRRQTGTLEDYYSSVLDEFSSRGRT, encoded by the coding sequence ATGAAAAAGGCGGTTATTTATGTGGAAAAATTTCTGCCTGCCAGCCAGGCATTTGTTCTCAATCAAGCGGTAGCGTTTCGTTCGTTCGAGGCCGAAATTCTTGCCGGCACGCGAATTTCCTCGGCTCACACGAAAAAATCCACCGTTCCGGTTCATGACATCCGCCGGTCTCCGGTCGCACGTGTCGGTGAACTGCTGTTGAAAATTCCACAGATCGGCCTGCCTTTCCTCTTTCCGGCGATCGGCCAGGCCGATCTCGTTCACGCGCATTTCGGCAAGAACGGCTATGTCATCGGTCCCTTAGCGCGGGCCGCCGGCAAGCCGCTCGTCACAACGTTTCACGGCTTCGACGCCACCTATCGCGGTGATCCGAAAAAGCCGGGCGGCTTCAATCAGGTGCGCTTTTTCGCCAAGGGACGGAGCGAGATGGCCGGCTGGAACAGTTGGAACATCGCCGTCTCCGACTTCATCCGCGACCAGCTGCTGGCACTCGGCTTCCGTGCCGACCGCGTCTATCGCCACCACATCGGCATCGATCTCGATCTCTTCAAAATGGAGCCTCGCCCCCGAAAAAGGGGACTGGTGGTTTCCATCGCCCGTTTCGTCGACTATAAGGGCCACCGCTTCATGATCGACGCGCTGTCGCGTGTGGCGGCGACCGGCACGCCGGTCGAATTCGTCATGGTGGGTCAGGGACCGCTGAAAGAGGAAATCGAGGCGCTGGCGCGTCGTTCCTTGCCAAGCGTCACGATCCATGAAAATCTGTCGCAGACTGAGATAAGGGACCTGCTGGCCAGTGCAGAGCTTTATCTCCACGGCAGCGTGACCCTCGACAATGGTCACGCAGAAGCGTTCGGCCTCGCCAATCTCGAGGCCGAGGCCGTCGGCACTCCGGTCGTCGCATTTCGCTCGGGAGGCGTGGGTGAAGCGATAGAGGAGGGGAAAACTGGCTATCTCGTGGAGGAGCGGGACGTCGCGGGCATGGCGGAAGCGGTCGGAAGACTGCTCAACGACCAGGCCCTGTGGACAAGCTTCAGCGCACGGGCACCGCTTCTGGTGGCCGAGCGCTTCGACATACGTCGTCAAACGGGAACGCTCGAGGACTATTACAGTTCCGTGCTAGACGAATTTTCCAGCCGGGGTCGGACTTGA
- a CDS encoding acyltransferase, whose amino-acid sequence MVQTGKKPKWGLNVFRPLRNGIVRAKWLYYTKFWGMDIDPTASFSLSVRFDKTNPKGLHIGAETYVAFEAAILTHDLTRGLYLHTRIGKRCFIGARSIILPGVEIGDECVIGSGSVVTKNVPPRSLVAGNPAKIIRSDIKIISRYGRMARDDETVTQIVTHLPTGEAR is encoded by the coding sequence ATGGTGCAGACAGGAAAGAAGCCGAAGTGGGGACTGAACGTATTTCGGCCGCTACGGAACGGAATCGTCAGGGCCAAGTGGCTCTACTATACGAAATTCTGGGGAATGGACATCGATCCGACTGCCAGCTTTTCCCTGAGCGTGCGGTTCGATAAGACCAACCCAAAGGGCCTGCATATCGGCGCGGAGACCTATGTCGCCTTCGAAGCCGCGATCCTGACCCACGACCTTACCCGCGGCCTCTATCTGCATACGAGGATCGGCAAACGCTGCTTCATCGGCGCCCGCAGCATCATCCTGCCCGGCGTCGAAATCGGCGACGAATGCGTCATTGGTTCCGGCTCGGTGGTGACCAAGAACGTGCCGCCGCGCTCGCTCGTCGCCGGCAACCCGGCAAAGATAATCCGCAGCGACATCAAAATCATTTCGCGTTACGGCCGCATGGCCCGCGACGACGAAACAGTCACGCAGATCGTGACGCACTTGCCGACTGGAGAAGCACGATGA
- the pssM gene encoding exopolysaccharide glucosyl ketal-pyruvate-transferase, which yields MKIFAYRGKHENFGDELNHWLWERLLPGFFDEDENQLFLGIGSILYDHFDPQIQKIVFGSGYGGYTNPPKVDGNWTFYFVRGKKTAEVLGIDPSYAIGDSGILTRSCWDAKSVEKRYPVSFMPHYESAMYGSWDKVCELAGIHYIDPRWSVEKVLTEISASHKVVSEAMHGCIISDALRVPWRAIRPIAPGNRAKWYDWASALDLEIDFDPIGPSNLVEVGASLVRKNTYLLKNITFRHRRIRQLTGNYVFGSTVKTLQRVAEKPGQLSSDASIEGAHDKMLVELNRLKQNFSKKTASAL from the coding sequence ATGAAGATATTTGCCTATCGTGGGAAACACGAGAATTTCGGCGACGAACTGAACCATTGGCTCTGGGAGCGCCTGCTGCCCGGCTTCTTCGACGAGGACGAAAACCAGCTGTTTCTCGGCATCGGGTCGATCCTCTACGACCATTTCGACCCGCAGATCCAGAAGATCGTCTTCGGCTCGGGCTATGGCGGTTACACTAATCCGCCGAAGGTCGACGGCAACTGGACGTTCTATTTCGTGCGGGGGAAGAAGACCGCCGAAGTGCTCGGCATCGACCCGAGCTATGCCATCGGCGATTCCGGCATCCTCACGCGCAGCTGCTGGGATGCAAAAAGCGTCGAGAAGCGGTATCCGGTCTCCTTCATGCCGCACTACGAAAGCGCCATGTACGGCAGCTGGGACAAGGTCTGCGAGCTTGCCGGCATCCACTATATCGATCCGCGCTGGTCGGTGGAAAAAGTCCTGACCGAAATCAGCGCATCGCACAAGGTAGTCTCCGAAGCGATGCATGGCTGCATCATATCCGATGCGCTGCGCGTTCCCTGGCGGGCGATCCGGCCGATCGCGCCGGGCAACCGGGCCAAGTGGTATGACTGGGCGAGTGCGCTTGATCTCGAGATCGATTTCGATCCGATCGGCCCCTCGAATCTCGTCGAGGTCGGGGCCTCACTGGTGCGGAAAAACACTTACCTGTTGAAAAACATCACGTTCCGCCACCGTCGCATCCGGCAGCTGACTGGGAATTATGTCTTCGGTTCGACCGTCAAGACATTGCAGCGCGTGGCGGAAAAGCCGGGCCAACTCAGTTCCGATGCGTCGATCGAAGGGGCGCACGACAAAATGCTGGTCGAGCTTAATCGGCTGAAGCAAAATTTTTCAAAAAAGACGGCAAGCGCCCTGTGA
- a CDS encoding lipopolysaccharide biosynthesis protein, whose translation MSSVTDRLIQGSIWLSLSRAIVNGLSALSTFVLAWYLVPADFGLVAIATTIQVILSSVTELSLNQALIRHESPSETHFSAVWTLSVTRSAILALIFAAASYPIAEFYNEPRLTSVMLALSFSLLLSGLANPRRVMLQRDLIFWQEFVLNVSQKLVGFVVTVAIAAIYQSYWALVIGTLAYQVTNIIVSYTVLPFWPRITFRHARELFSFSVWLTAGQIVNTLNWRIEYLLIGKMLGATQLGHYTVGNTLSTLPTREATAPLNQTIYPGFSKVRNDPIRLVAAYQRAQALLAAVALPAGIGMAVVADPMMRLALGEKWVPAIFIVQALASVFALQTLGSLVQPLGMAKGHTKLLFIRDTQMLVVRIPIIIAGLMMAGLPGVVYARVLSGLISTAVNMLLVKRLIGLPFFRQLAANFRALASVALMAAGVWGLSHIFSMPADKLHLALYLAFLVITGGIIYVGSSFVLWVAMKKPNGPETEVQRIVVKFLSKAKRIAVPKSA comes from the coding sequence ATGAGCAGTGTGACCGATCGACTGATTCAGGGCAGCATCTGGCTGAGCCTCTCCCGCGCCATCGTCAACGGGCTTTCGGCGCTGAGCACCTTTGTGCTCGCCTGGTATCTCGTGCCGGCTGATTTCGGTCTCGTTGCCATTGCGACGACGATCCAGGTCATTCTAAGTTCTGTCACTGAACTCTCGCTCAATCAGGCGCTCATCCGCCACGAGTCTCCGAGCGAAACTCACTTCAGCGCGGTCTGGACATTGAGCGTGACAAGAAGTGCCATACTGGCGCTGATATTTGCCGCCGCGTCCTATCCGATTGCCGAATTCTACAACGAACCCCGGCTGACGAGCGTGATGCTTGCCTTGAGTTTCAGCCTGCTCCTGAGCGGTCTCGCCAATCCGCGCCGCGTCATGCTCCAGCGTGATCTGATCTTCTGGCAGGAGTTCGTCCTCAACGTCTCGCAGAAGTTGGTCGGCTTCGTCGTGACCGTGGCGATCGCGGCCATCTACCAGAGCTATTGGGCGCTCGTCATCGGCACCCTCGCCTATCAAGTCACCAACATCATCGTTTCCTACACCGTCCTGCCGTTCTGGCCGCGCATCACCTTTCGCCATGCCCGGGAATTGTTTTCCTTCTCGGTGTGGCTGACGGCCGGACAGATCGTCAACACACTGAACTGGCGGATCGAGTATCTCTTGATCGGCAAGATGCTCGGCGCCACGCAACTCGGCCATTATACTGTCGGCAACACCCTTTCGACGCTGCCGACACGTGAGGCCACGGCGCCGCTGAACCAGACAATTTATCCGGGCTTTTCCAAGGTCCGCAACGATCCGATCCGGCTTGTCGCAGCCTATCAGCGCGCGCAGGCGCTTCTGGCGGCGGTGGCGCTCCCGGCCGGCATCGGCATGGCTGTCGTGGCCGATCCAATGATGAGGCTTGCCTTGGGCGAGAAGTGGGTCCCCGCAATCTTCATCGTGCAAGCGCTCGCATCGGTCTTTGCGCTGCAGACCCTCGGTTCGCTCGTCCAGCCGCTCGGCATGGCAAAGGGCCATACCAAGCTGCTGTTCATCCGCGATACCCAGATGCTGGTGGTGCGCATTCCCATCATTATCGCTGGCCTCATGATGGCCGGGCTTCCCGGCGTCGTCTATGCGCGCGTGCTGAGCGGTCTGATTTCCACGGCGGTCAATATGCTGCTCGTCAAGCGTCTGATCGGGCTGCCATTTTTCCGGCAGCTTGCGGCCAATTTCCGGGCACTTGCCAGCGTAGCCCTGATGGCAGCCGGCGTCTGGGGATTGTCGCATATTTTCAGCATGCCCGCCGACAAGCTGCACCTGGCCCTGTATCTTGCCTTCCTCGTCATCACGGGCGGCATCATCTATGTCGGATCGAGCTTTGTTCTCTGGGTTGCAATGAAGAAGCCCAATGGCCCGGAAACCGAAGTTCAGCGCATCGTTGTCAAGTTCCTGTCAAAAGCGAAACGTATTGCCGTACCCAAGTCGGCTTGA
- a CDS encoding polysaccharide pyruvyl transferase family protein: MTSQSRSELIAKLNGMIHDCLKDYVSREEPLAILDFPDIRNCGDSAIWLGEMAYLKDRFGKRPDYVSRLYDFSADELKRRVPTGPIFIHGGGNFGDIWVAHQDFREMIMERFPDRQIIQFPQSIHYSSAERIEQSKRAIGRYKNFVLLVRDEESKEFSEKHFDCTVRLCPDMAFAIGPLAERATQIPVLAMLREDAERVGGSERKIPSDIPVEDWITESKRKVDIAKKLGVASAYLALKPSEVALRRLDAAAHNRFERGISQISRARAIVTDRLHVHICSLLLGRPHAVLDNSYGKIRRFMNAFSGGTDLSYKATSLEDGIDWARRQAAKGRVDEKETVSLRA; encoded by the coding sequence ATGACCAGCCAATCCAGATCTGAGCTGATCGCAAAACTCAATGGCATGATCCACGATTGCCTGAAGGACTATGTCTCGCGCGAGGAACCGCTCGCCATTCTCGACTTTCCTGACATCCGCAATTGCGGCGATTCGGCGATCTGGCTGGGCGAGATGGCCTATCTCAAGGATCGCTTCGGCAAACGCCCGGACTATGTGTCCAGGCTGTACGATTTCTCCGCCGACGAACTGAAGCGACGCGTGCCAACCGGGCCTATCTTCATCCACGGCGGCGGCAATTTCGGCGATATCTGGGTTGCCCACCAGGATTTCCGCGAAATGATCATGGAGCGCTTTCCGGATCGGCAGATCATCCAGTTCCCGCAGTCTATCCACTACAGTTCGGCTGAACGCATCGAGCAGTCCAAACGGGCAATCGGCCGCTACAAGAACTTCGTTCTGCTCGTGCGCGACGAAGAATCGAAGGAGTTTTCCGAGAAGCACTTCGACTGCACCGTACGACTGTGCCCGGATATGGCCTTCGCCATTGGTCCGCTTGCCGAAAGGGCAACACAGATTCCCGTCCTTGCCATGTTGCGGGAGGACGCGGAACGGGTCGGCGGCAGTGAACGCAAGATCCCGTCCGATATTCCTGTGGAAGACTGGATCACCGAGTCGAAACGGAAGGTCGATATTGCCAAGAAGTTGGGGGTCGCTTCGGCTTATCTCGCCTTGAAGCCGAGTGAAGTTGCCTTGCGCAGGCTTGATGCTGCGGCGCACAACCGTTTTGAACGTGGCATCAGTCAGATTTCGCGCGCCCGCGCAATCGTGACCGATCGCCTGCACGTCCATATCTGCTCGCTGCTGCTCGGCCGTCCGCATGCGGTGCTGGACAACAGCTACGGAAAGATCCGCCGCTTCATGAACGCTTTCTCCGGCGGCACGGATCTTTCATACAAGGCCACCTCGCTCGAAGATGGAATCGACTGGGCGCGTCGCCAGGCGGCCAAAGGACGTGTCGATGAAAAAGAAACCGTGAGCTTGCGGGCTTAA
- a CDS encoding glycosyltransferase family 2 protein has translation MPLLTFIIPVRHQDNARDWSKLKANLSQTVASISNQTNGDWRGIIVANEGADLPDLPEKFSAVRVTFPPNDMHELGKGSKEDFLDAFRADKGRRVLSGMLNAADSRFFMIVDDDDFVSSRIVQYVSENRNANGWTIDNGYIWDDGGNFLFGHDDFSHLCGTSLIIRADLYELPQRFEDASLDWIKSMLGSHVRIAEILAQRGAPLTKLPFRGAVYRVAHGGSHSRAPSLMRQYFLNRGVLLKPRRLLRNFRKLRVLGNGYRREFFGRARSNPA, from the coding sequence ATGCCACTTCTCACCTTCATCATCCCGGTCCGACATCAGGACAATGCCCGCGATTGGAGTAAGCTGAAGGCAAATCTCAGCCAAACCGTGGCTTCCATTTCCAATCAGACCAATGGAGACTGGCGCGGCATCATCGTCGCGAACGAGGGGGCCGACCTGCCTGATTTGCCGGAGAAATTCTCCGCCGTCCGTGTGACGTTTCCGCCGAACGACATGCACGAACTCGGAAAGGGCAGCAAGGAGGACTTCCTTGACGCCTTCCGTGCCGACAAGGGCCGGCGGGTGCTGAGCGGCATGCTGAATGCCGCAGACAGCCGCTTTTTCATGATTGTCGATGACGACGATTTCGTCAGTTCCCGGATCGTTCAATACGTATCGGAAAACCGGAACGCCAACGGATGGACGATCGACAACGGCTACATCTGGGATGACGGCGGCAATTTTCTATTCGGCCATGACGATTTCAGCCATCTCTGCGGCACCTCGCTGATCATTCGCGCCGATCTCTATGAACTGCCGCAGCGGTTTGAGGACGCCTCGCTCGACTGGATCAAGTCGATGCTGGGCAGCCATGTCCGCATTGCGGAAATTCTTGCTCAACGCGGTGCACCGCTGACCAAGCTTCCCTTCCGGGGTGCGGTCTACCGGGTCGCCCATGGAGGATCGCATAGCCGGGCGCCGAGCCTGATGCGGCAATATTTCCTCAATCGCGGCGTGCTCCTCAAGCCGCGCCGGTTGTTGCGCAATTTTCGCAAGCTGAGGGTTCTCGGCAACGGTTATCGGCGCGAATTCTTCGGCCGGGCGCGGTCGAATCCCGCGTAG
- a CDS encoding glycosyltransferase, producing MSDLSVSVLFSSYNGASRRLRHTLDSLVCQELPHDQWELIAVDNNSNDGTFDLLKSYSDKLPITILQQRKPGKSGALNLALDRVKGDLIVFTDDDVRAEPNWLKAIVDCAVAHPDYGVFGGRIVPDWEKEPRDPFIEWIPMGSTFAIVDETQSGPCDPTKVWGPNTIIRRELLGTSVRYREDIGPLPGKIFAMGEDAEIIIRLAANGAQSYRCAEAVVHHWIPASSVTEDWVQKRGERLGYGMPALFPDEVPGGVRLSGVPLPTWIESAQWAFRAALLYLLPRSKTRFWAIWKYYYMRGYRAGIRRYAPGTLAR from the coding sequence ATGTCGGATCTCTCCGTCAGCGTGCTCTTTTCATCCTATAATGGCGCCAGCCGCCGGCTGCGCCACACTTTGGATTCCTTGGTGTGCCAAGAGCTTCCTCATGATCAATGGGAACTGATCGCCGTTGACAACAACAGCAATGACGGCACGTTTGATCTTTTGAAGTCCTATAGCGACAAGCTGCCCATCACCATCCTGCAACAGCGCAAGCCGGGTAAGTCGGGGGCGCTGAACCTTGCTCTGGATCGCGTGAAGGGTGATCTCATCGTCTTTACCGATGACGATGTTCGCGCCGAGCCCAACTGGCTCAAGGCGATCGTCGATTGCGCCGTCGCCCATCCGGATTATGGCGTCTTCGGCGGCAGGATCGTCCCCGATTGGGAGAAAGAGCCAAGAGACCCTTTCATCGAGTGGATTCCGATGGGATCCACCTTTGCGATCGTCGATGAAACACAAAGCGGACCCTGTGACCCGACAAAGGTCTGGGGTCCGAATACGATTATCCGGCGAGAGCTGCTTGGAACAAGCGTGCGCTACCGCGAAGATATCGGTCCCCTTCCGGGAAAGATCTTCGCCATGGGCGAGGATGCGGAAATCATCATTCGTCTCGCGGCAAATGGTGCCCAATCCTATCGATGCGCCGAGGCCGTCGTACATCACTGGATACCGGCATCCAGCGTTACTGAAGATTGGGTTCAGAAACGCGGCGAGCGGCTTGGCTACGGCATGCCAGCGCTCTTTCCCGATGAGGTGCCCGGAGGGGTGAGATTAAGTGGGGTCCCGCTCCCGACCTGGATCGAGAGCGCGCAATGGGCGTTCCGCGCAGCCCTGCTTTATCTCCTGCCGCGATCGAAGACGCGTTTTTGGGCGATCTGGAAATATTACTACATGCGTGGCTACCGCGCCGGAATTCGCCGATACGCGCCTGGAACCCTGGCGCGGTGA
- a CDS encoding glycosyltransferase family 2 protein: MKLSVLINNFNYGQFLRPCIDSVLSQNYPDFEVVVVDDGSTDDSREILASYSARIRSVLKENGGQASSFNAGFAAASGDILFLLDADDAFLPGKLARIAEIYGRNEIDWCFDRVTTNEAEQPAAELQVTLFDKRDTLRRGGFPSLPVPTSGLSFRRSLLAQILPMSVAKDVVLSDNYIKFAAAFLGRGAIVETPLTFQRIHASNRYTGTNRAKTLRPRIMIATGLELARRYDGLQALGKSLVAGGIAETTSLLKLRSEARNTVAGGPFGEDAVTEVALMAARKRLGNILRRGQS; encoded by the coding sequence TTGAAACTCTCGGTGCTGATCAACAATTTCAATTATGGGCAGTTCCTGCGCCCATGCATCGACAGCGTTCTGTCGCAGAACTATCCGGACTTCGAGGTCGTCGTGGTCGACGACGGCTCCACGGATGATTCCAGGGAGATTCTCGCTTCTTACAGCGCGCGCATTCGCTCCGTGCTGAAGGAAAACGGCGGCCAGGCCTCGAGCTTCAACGCGGGTTTTGCTGCCGCAAGCGGCGATATCCTCTTTCTCCTCGATGCCGATGATGCGTTTCTGCCCGGCAAACTTGCGCGCATCGCCGAGATCTACGGCCGCAACGAGATCGACTGGTGCTTCGATCGCGTGACGACCAATGAAGCCGAACAGCCTGCCGCAGAACTGCAAGTGACACTGTTCGACAAACGGGACACGCTGCGCCGGGGTGGCTTTCCCTCGCTTCCGGTGCCGACTTCCGGTCTGAGCTTCCGCCGCAGCCTGCTGGCCCAGATCCTGCCGATGTCCGTCGCCAAGGACGTCGTCCTCAGCGACAATTACATCAAGTTTGCAGCCGCCTTTCTCGGTCGCGGCGCCATCGTTGAAACACCGCTGACGTTTCAGCGAATCCATGCCTCGAACCGCTATACCGGCACGAACAGGGCAAAGACATTGCGTCCGCGGATCATGATCGCGACGGGGCTGGAACTGGCGCGCCGCTATGATGGGCTACAGGCGCTCGGCAAGAGCCTTGTGGCCGGCGGCATCGCCGAAACCACATCGCTTTTGAAGCTGAGGAGCGAAGCCCGCAACACCGTCGCCGGCGGTCCGTTCGGCGAGGATGCCGTCACCGAGGTGGCTCTGATGGCGGCGCGCAAGCGTTTGGGAAATATTCTGCGGAGAGGACAGTCATGA
- a CDS encoding glycosyltransferase produces the protein MNQQDTFPHSPAGAVQTGAAQLKIAVGVLTYRRLDGIAKLLDVMTRQTKHPDRPYHLTMVIVDNDATGSARATVEGFGQTGAYDLIYVVEPNQGIPFARNRAMDSAPADTDLFCFLDDDEWPVDGWLDAMLETREKNRADCVYGPVQPVYPENPPEYFIKARVFERKKNKDGQRISYAASNNVMFDYPLIRSWNLRFEEKMRFTGGTDYLFFNQAIRRGMQVFWADKALVYDIVPAGRMTWKWVLQRQYRLGNTFAVSEVLHGNLKRRLYRAAYGATRVMLGLAMLPAIVISPYWGMRALTHVLRGAGMVNGILGHAYQEYKPNAAV, from the coding sequence ATGAACCAGCAAGACACTTTCCCGCATTCGCCGGCCGGAGCCGTTCAGACCGGCGCGGCGCAGTTGAAGATTGCCGTCGGCGTGCTGACCTATCGGCGGCTGGACGGGATCGCCAAGCTGCTTGACGTGATGACGCGCCAGACGAAACATCCGGATCGCCCCTATCATCTGACCATGGTGATCGTCGACAATGATGCGACCGGCAGCGCCAGAGCCACCGTGGAGGGCTTTGGCCAAACGGGCGCCTACGATCTGATCTATGTCGTCGAGCCGAACCAGGGCATACCCTTTGCGCGCAACCGCGCCATGGATTCAGCCCCTGCCGACACCGACCTCTTCTGCTTTCTGGATGATGATGAATGGCCCGTCGACGGCTGGCTCGACGCCATGCTGGAAACCCGGGAGAAAAACCGCGCCGATTGCGTCTACGGCCCCGTCCAGCCGGTCTATCCCGAAAACCCACCCGAATATTTCATCAAGGCGAGGGTTTTCGAGCGCAAAAAGAACAAGGATGGTCAACGCATTTCCTATGCGGCCTCGAACAACGTCATGTTCGATTATCCCCTGATCCGTTCGTGGAACCTGCGCTTCGAAGAGAAGATGCGCTTCACCGGCGGCACGGACTATCTCTTCTTCAATCAGGCCATTCGCCGCGGCATGCAGGTTTTTTGGGCTGACAAGGCGCTCGTCTATGATATCGTTCCCGCCGGCCGCATGACCTGGAAGTGGGTGTTGCAGCGGCAATACCGGCTCGGCAACACCTTCGCCGTCAGCGAGGTCCTGCACGGTAATCTTAAGCGCCGACTCTATCGCGCGGCCTACGGGGCTACGAGAGTGATGCTCGGGCTGGCCATGCTGCCGGCGATCGTGATTTCACCCTATTGGGGCATGCGCGCCCTCACCCATGTTCTGCGCGGCGCCGGGATGGTCAACGGGATCCTCGGACACGCATACCAGGAATATAAACCCAATGCCGCCGTCTGA